TAGGGACTATAAGGATAGACGCGAAAGGCAGTTCCTAGTTGCCAGCAAAGCAGTTTCCAGTTGCCAGTTAACAGTTGCCAGTTGAAAGATCAGGGCGTGGGTGAGGCACTATCTTGTGTCTCACCCACGCTTTAGGTTCTTACTGGTAACTGGAAACTGTTAACTGGCAACTCAAAGAGGCAACTTACTTCTGGGCGTTCTCCACTGCCTGAGCGACCCTGAGAGCCATGCCTTCGTCGAAGTGTCTGCCTAGAATCTGGACGCCGATCGGCAGGCCTTCTTTCGTGTTTCCGCAAGGGACGGAGACGCCGCAGATGCCGGCCAGCGATGCGGCAACGGTGTAGACGTCGGCCAGGTACATGGCGACCGGGTCGTCTGTCTTCTCGCCCAGTTTGAAGGCCGGGGTCGGCGTCATCGGAGTGACGATGGCGTCTACGTCGGCGAAGGCTGACAGGAAGTCGCGGGTAAGCAGGGTGCGAACCTGTTGGGCTTTCTTGTAGTAGGCGTCGTAGTATCCGGCTGACAGAGCGTAGGTTCCAAGCAGGATACGGCGCTTTACCTCGGCGCCAAAGCCGGCGTCGCGGGTCTGGCGATACATCCCGGTCAGCGTGGATGCGGACTTGTCGCGCAGGCCGAAGCGTACTCCGTCGAAGCGCGAGAGATTGCTTGAAGCCTCTGCCGTAGCGATGACGTAGTAGGTCGGAATCGCGTAGCGGGTGTGCGGCAGGCTGATCTTCTTGATCTCGCAGCCTGCGGCCTTGAGGTCGGCGATGGACTTCTCGACCGCCGCGCGGATCTCGAGATCAAGACCCTCGCCGAAGTACTCCTCGGGGACACCGATCTTCAGGCCGGCGACGGGCTTCTGGCTCTCAGCCACGTAGTCGTTGACCGGAGTGTGCGATGCGGTCGCGTCCATGATGTCGGAACCGGCCATGACGCCCAGCAGGGTGGCGGCGTCCTTCACGTTCCTGGTGAACGGTCCGATGCGATCGAGCGACGAGGCAAAGGCGATCAGGCCGAAGCGCGAGACACGGCCCCAGGTGGGAAGCAGGCCAGTCACACCGCAGAAGGCCGCGGGTTGGCGAATGGATCCACCGGTGTCGGTGCCCAGGCTGGCGACGCAAAAACCTGCAGCAACCGCCGCAGCTGAGCCACCCGAGCTTCCGCCGGGAACGCGATCCAGGGCACGCGGATTATGCACCGGGCCGTACGCGGAGTTCTCGTTCGAGCTCCCCATGGCGAACTCGTCGCAGTTCAGCTTACCCAGCAGGACAGCGCCCGCGGCTTCCAGCTTGGCGACGGCGGTGCAGTCATACGGCGGATGGTAGCCTTCGAGGATCTTCGATCCGGCAGTCGCGGGCGACCCAACCATGGTCAGCACGTCCTTGATGCCGAGGGGAACGCCTGCGAGTGGAGGCAGAGGGTCACCGGCCTTGGCCAGCGCGTCAATCTTTGCAGCCTGCGCCAGGGCACGGTCCTTCGCCAGCGAGAGATAGCTGTTGATCTCGCCGTCCTTTTGCGCGATGCGCGCGTAGTGAACTTCGGCGAGTGCGGTGGCGGTGGTCTCACCGCTGGTCAGCGCGGCGCGCGTCTGGTCGATGCTCAGGGTTTCAAGATTCATTTAGCGCTCAATCACCTTCGGGACCTTGAAGAAGCGGTGGTCGGCTTCGGGTGCTTCCCGCAGCACCGCGGTCCGGTCAATCGAGGGGCGCACGAGGTCTTCCCGCAGCGCATCGGCGGAGGCTTCGACCTGTCCGCCGAGGATCTCGCTGACCTGCGCCATCGGCGGAACTCCGGCCGTATCCAGCTCATTCAACTGGTCGATGTGGCCAAGAATGGCGTTCAGGTCTTTCTGCATGCGGACGACTTCGTCGTCTTTCAGCTCGAGCAGAGCCAGCTCGGCCACGCGGCGTACGACGTCAAGGGTTACCGTCTCACTCATCACTTCTGAGTATAGCGAGGCCGCTCCTGGCCCGACACAAAGCGCAGGCCAGTCACGGAGACACCGGCGACTTTCTTCAGGTCGCCTACCAGGCGTCCGCACATGGCTTCAAGCTGAGGCCGCCATGCGGGGTCGTCCACCTGCAGGATGACGGTGCCTTCTTCGTATGCGGTGACCTGGCTGTGCGAGGCAATGGCGGAGCCGGCGACGACCGGCCATGCGGCCGCCAGCCGGTCGGTCTCGCTGAGTGTTCGCAGCGACTTCCCCAGGGTATTGCGCAGCACATCCCGCATCCGTTCCATGACTACACCTTCTGATATCTCTCTGCGATCCAGCGCTCGACCTCGGCCAGGGATTCGATGGCCGTATGCGGCTCGCCGCAGCCGGCCTCTTCCGTTCCCCGAATGAGGAAGACCTT
This genomic window from Terriglobus albidus contains:
- the gatA gene encoding Asp-tRNA(Asn)/Glu-tRNA(Gln) amidotransferase subunit GatA, with the protein product MNLETLSIDQTRAALTSGETTATALAEVHYARIAQKDGEINSYLSLAKDRALAQAAKIDALAKAGDPLPPLAGVPLGIKDVLTMVGSPATAGSKILEGYHPPYDCTAVAKLEAAGAVLLGKLNCDEFAMGSSNENSAYGPVHNPRALDRVPGGSSGGSAAAVAAGFCVASLGTDTGGSIRQPAAFCGVTGLLPTWGRVSRFGLIAFASSLDRIGPFTRNVKDAATLLGVMAGSDIMDATASHTPVNDYVAESQKPVAGLKIGVPEEYFGEGLDLEIRAAVEKSIADLKAAGCEIKKISLPHTRYAIPTYYVIATAEASSNLSRFDGVRFGLRDKSASTLTGMYRQTRDAGFGAEVKRRILLGTYALSAGYYDAYYKKAQQVRTLLTRDFLSAFADVDAIVTPMTPTPAFKLGEKTDDPVAMYLADVYTVAASLAGICGVSVPCGNTKEGLPIGVQILGRHFDEGMALRVAQAVENAQK
- the gatC gene encoding Asp-tRNA(Asn)/Glu-tRNA(Gln) amidotransferase subunit GatC, giving the protein MSETVTLDVVRRVAELALLELKDDEVVRMQKDLNAILGHIDQLNELDTAGVPPMAQVSEILGGQVEASADALREDLVRPSIDRTAVLREAPEADHRFFKVPKVIER
- a CDS encoding DUF721 domain-containing protein, which encodes MERMRDVLRNTLGKSLRTLSETDRLAAAWPVVAGSAIASHSQVTAYEEGTVILQVDDPAWRPQLEAMCGRLVGDLKKVAGVSVTGLRFVSGQERPRYTQK